DNA sequence from the Caulobacter segnis genome:
CGCCTACTATCCGCACGTGCCGATGTTCGCCGGCCTGAAGGTCATCGAGACCGAGGGCAAGAAGACCGGCAAGTTCGGGCCCGCCAACGGCGCGGTGATGGACAAGCTGATCGAGGCCGGGGCGCTGCTGGCCCGCGGGCGGGTCGAGCACAGCTATCCGCACAGCTGGCGCTCGAAGGCCCCGGTGATCTTCCGCAACACCCCGCAGTGGTTCATCCGCATGGACCACGCGGTGGACAGCCTCGGCGGCAAGACCCTGCGCGAGACGGCCGTCCAGGCCATCGCCGACACCGCCTTCCACCCCGACGCCGGCCGCAACCGCATCGGCGCCATGGTCGAGACGCGCCCCGACTGGCTGATCAGCCGCCAGCGCAACTGGGGCACGCCCCTGGCCATGTTCGTGGACAAGCACACCGGCCACCCGCTGAACGACCCGGCCGTCAACGCCCGCATCCTGGACGCCATCCGCGAGGGCGGCGCCGACGCCTGGTTCACCCGTCCTGACGCCGACTTCCTGGGCGCCCACGACCCGGCCCAGTACGAGAAGATCACCGACATCCTCGATGTCTGGTTCGACTCGGGCTGCACCCACGCCTTCACGATCGAGGGCCGTGACGACAGCCATTGGCCGGCCGACCTCTATCTGGAAGGCTCCGACCAGCATCGCGGCTGGTTCCAGTCGTCCCTGCTCGAAGGCTGCGGCTCGCGCGGCCGCGCGCCCTACAAGGCGGTTCTCACCCATGGGTTCACCCAGGACGAGAACGGCGAGAAGATGTCCAAGTCCAAGGGCAACACCGTCGAGCCGCAGACCATCACCAAGGAAAGCGGCGCCGAGATCCTGCGTCTGTGGGCGGCGATGGTCGACTATTCCGAGGACCAGCGGATCGGCAAGACGATCCTGGCCACCACCACCGACGCCTATCGCAAGCTGCGCAACACCACGCGCTACCTGCTGGGCGCCCTGGCCGGCTTCGACGAGGCCGAGCGGGTCACCGACTACGCCGACTTCCCGCCGCTGGAAAAGTACATCCTGCACCGCCTGTGGGAGCTGGATCGCGACGTCCGCGCCGCCTACGAGGCCTATCGCTTCAGCGACGTGGTCCGGCCTTTGATCGAGTTCTGCCAGGGCGACCTATCGACCCTGTTCTTCGACATCCGCAAGGACAGCCTCTATTGCGACCGTCCCGACGCGATCCGTCGCCGGGCCTATCGCACGGTGCTGGACTACGTGTTCGAGCGCCTGACCATCTGGCTGTCGCCGCTGACCAGCTTCACCATGGAGGAGGCGTGGCAAACGCGCTTCCCCGAGGCGGGCTCCAACAGCCTGCGGGTGATTCCGGTCACGCCGGCGCAGTGGAAGAACGACGCCGAGGCCGCCCGCTGGGTCAAGGTCGAGACCGTGATGTCGGTCGTGACCGGCGCCCTGGAGGTCGAGCGTCGCGAAAAGCGCATCGGCTCGGCTCTTGAGGCCGCGCCGGTGGTCCACGTCGCCGACGCCGAGCTGCTGGCCGCCTTCGAGGGCTTGGATCCGGCCGAGGTGTTCCGCACGTCGGCCGCGACCCTGGTCGCCGGCGACGCCGGCGCGTTCCGGACCGACGAGGTCAAGGGCGTGTCGGTCGACCCGAAGCTGGCCGAGGGCGCCAAGTGCGCCCGCTCGTGGCGCATCCTGCCCGAGGTGGGAACCGATCCCCGCTATCCGGAGCTTAGCCTTCGCGACGCCGAAGCCGTGGCGTACTGGGACGCCCAGCGCGGCTAAGCAGGTGACCAAGAGGCGTAGGACGGTTTAGCTAAGCAGATGAAATCCATCACTCGCCTGGGCTGGACCGCCTACGCCATCGCCGCCGCCACCGTGATCCTGGACCAGGTCAGCAAGCTCTGGATCCTGGGTCTGCTGGGCCGCGCGCAGGGCTCGTCCCTGCCTCTGCTGGGCCCGGTGCACCTGACCATGGTCCATAACTACGGCATGAGCTTCGGCCTGCTGCGGGGGACCGACTGGGGCCGCTGGCTGCTGACCGGCTTCTCGATCCTGGTGGTCGTCGGCCTGGCCTGGTGGGCGCGCAAGGCCACCAAGCTGCTGCCAACGCTGGGCATCGGCATGATCATCGGCGGCGCCATCGGCAACAACCTGATCGACCGGGTGCTGTACGGCTATGTCGTCGACTTCATCGACGTCTCGCGGCTCTATTTCCCCTGGGTGTTCAACGTCGCCGACTCGGGCATCTCGATCGGGGTCGCCCTGCTGCTGCTGGACAGCTTCCTCTCCGAGGAAAACAAGCTGTCGCACCAAACCGAGTAACATTGGCCCAATGATTTGGGCCGAATGACGCCGCAATCGCGTGGGAGATTGGCGCCCGCGCGATGATGTCGTATCGAGAGCGTCCGAAATTTTGGCCGGGGGTCGGCCGCTGGAGCATGGTTAGATGAGTTTCAATCGGGTCGCGACCGTGAGCGCCCTGACCGCCGTGGTCGCCATCGGCCTGGCCGGCTGCACCTCCACCAAGAAGGCCCTGGGCATGAGCAAGGTCGTGCCCGACGAATTCCGCGTCGTCAGCAAGGCCCCGCTGGCCGTGCCGCCGGACTACGCCCTGCGCCCGCCGGCGCCCGGCGAGCCGCGTCCGCAGGAGCTGCAGCCGGAGAGCGCCGCGCGCGCCGCCCTGATCGGCCAGAGCAACGCCGCCGGCCGTTCGGAAGGCGAGAAGCTGCTGGTCGCCCGCGCCGGCACCGACAAGGCCGACCCGCTGATCCGCTTCGTCGTCGATGATGAGAACGGCGACCTGGCCCACAAGGACGAGAGCTTCGCCAGCAAGGTGATGTTC
Encoded proteins:
- the ileS gene encoding isoleucine--tRNA ligase, which codes for MADDATTARDYRETVFLPDTPFPMRGGLPKKEPEILEGWAALSPKGLYGAVRAKRQADGAPLYVLHDGPPYANGAIHIGHALNKTLKDFVVRSRFALGYDVDYIPGWDCHGLPIEWKIEEKFRAQGRRKDEVPAEEFRRECRAYAGGWIEAQKTEFQRLGVLGDWWNRYATMDFTSEATIVAEFHKFLSSGQLYRGSKPVMWSPVERTALADAEIEYHDHVSPTIWVKFPVVEGSDVAVGASVVIWTTTPWTIPANRAVSYNPDVAYAAYEVTALEENLEFAPWSAPGDRLIVAEKLVDDVMKAAKVAAFKKIESVDCEGMVLAHPLAALDTHYAFAVPMLAGDHVTDDAGTGFVHTAPGHGADDYNVWLAHGHREIPDTVDPDGAYYPHVPMFAGLKVIETEGKKTGKFGPANGAVMDKLIEAGALLARGRVEHSYPHSWRSKAPVIFRNTPQWFIRMDHAVDSLGGKTLRETAVQAIADTAFHPDAGRNRIGAMVETRPDWLISRQRNWGTPLAMFVDKHTGHPLNDPAVNARILDAIREGGADAWFTRPDADFLGAHDPAQYEKITDILDVWFDSGCTHAFTIEGRDDSHWPADLYLEGSDQHRGWFQSSLLEGCGSRGRAPYKAVLTHGFTQDENGEKMSKSKGNTVEPQTITKESGAEILRLWAAMVDYSEDQRIGKTILATTTDAYRKLRNTTRYLLGALAGFDEAERVTDYADFPPLEKYILHRLWELDRDVRAAYEAYRFSDVVRPLIEFCQGDLSTLFFDIRKDSLYCDRPDAIRRRAYRTVLDYVFERLTIWLSPLTSFTMEEAWQTRFPEAGSNSLRVIPVTPAQWKNDAEAARWVKVETVMSVVTGALEVERREKRIGSALEAAPVVHVADAELLAAFEGLDPAEVFRTSAATLVAGDAGAFRTDEVKGVSVDPKLAEGAKCARSWRILPEVGTDPRYPELSLRDAEAVAYWDAQRG
- a CDS encoding DUF3035 domain-containing protein — its product is MSFNRVATVSALTAVVAIGLAGCTSTKKALGMSKVVPDEFRVVSKAPLAVPPDYALRPPAPGEPRPQELQPESAARAALIGQSNAAGRSEGEKLLVARAGTDKADPLIRFVVDDENGDLAHKDESFASKVMFWKKGQSKANVATAAESGANAPVEIDAAAEEARLKKLVGAGGVVISREKKGGIKLPGL
- the lspA gene encoding signal peptidase II encodes the protein MKSITRLGWTAYAIAAATVILDQVSKLWILGLLGRAQGSSLPLLGPVHLTMVHNYGMSFGLLRGTDWGRWLLTGFSILVVVGLAWWARKATKLLPTLGIGMIIGGAIGNNLIDRVLYGYVVDFIDVSRLYFPWVFNVADSGISIGVALLLLDSFLSEENKLSHQTE